A single window of Streptomyces xanthii DNA harbors:
- a CDS encoding histidine phosphatase family protein produces the protein MTRSARGRRVILWRHGQTSWNLERRFQGSTDIELTETGLAQARRAARLLASMKPDAIVASDLKRAAATAAELATLTGLDVTHDEGLRETYAGEWQGLTHEEIIARYGEQYAAWKRGEPVRRGGGELETEVADRAAPVVLRHADKLPEDGLLVVVSHGGTIRTTIGRLLGLEPHHWESLGGLSNCCWSALGEGARGWRLLEHNAGTLPEPVLGDDD, from the coding sequence TTGACCCGCTCCGCACGGGGGCGGCGGGTCATCCTCTGGCGCCACGGCCAGACGTCCTGGAACCTGGAGCGCCGCTTCCAGGGCTCCACGGACATCGAGCTGACCGAGACCGGCCTCGCCCAGGCCCGGCGCGCCGCCCGGCTCCTCGCCTCCATGAAGCCGGACGCGATCGTCGCGTCCGACCTCAAGCGGGCCGCGGCCACCGCCGCCGAGCTCGCCACCCTCACCGGCCTCGACGTCACGCACGACGAAGGCCTGCGCGAGACGTACGCCGGCGAGTGGCAGGGCCTCACCCACGAGGAGATCATCGCGCGCTACGGCGAGCAGTACGCGGCGTGGAAGCGCGGCGAGCCCGTGCGGCGCGGCGGCGGCGAGCTGGAGACCGAGGTCGCCGACCGGGCCGCCCCCGTCGTGCTGCGTCATGCCGACAAGCTGCCCGAGGACGGGCTGCTGGTCGTCGTCAGCCACGGCGGCACCATCCGCACCACCATCGGCCGTCTCCTCGGCCTGGAGCCCCACCACTGGGAGAGCCTCGGCGGCCTGTCGAACTGCTGCTGGTCGGCCCTCGGCGAGGGCGCCCGCGGCTGGCGGCTGCTGGAGCACAACGCGGGCACGCTGCCCGAGCCGGTCCTCGGAGACGACGACTGA
- a CDS encoding glutamate-5-semialdehyde dehydrogenase: MTLNPYDSMTPVTQAAYRARAAAHDIASLPRAEKDDALGAIADALEVRTAEIIEANAKDIARAREAGTSESIIDRLTLTAERIRAIASDVRDVIALPDPVGQVVRGNTLPNGIDLRQVRVPLGVVGIIYEARPNVTVDAAALCLKSGNAVLLRGSSSAYESNTALVRVLRDAVGGSGLPADAVQLVPGESRDSVTELMRARGLVDVLIPRGGASLIKNVVENSTVPVIETGTGNCHVYVDATADLDMAVDILINSKAQRPSVCNAAETLLVHRDIADAFVPRALDALADAGVTVHADPRILSYAEGSKATVVEATPEDWDTEYLSYDIAAAVVDDLDKAVEHIRLWSSGHTEAIVTTSQQAARRFTQLVDSTTVAVNASTRFTDGGQFGFGAEIGISTQKLHARGPMGLPELTSTKYIVTGDGHIR, translated from the coding sequence ATGACGCTCAACCCGTACGACTCGATGACCCCGGTCACGCAGGCCGCCTACCGCGCCCGCGCCGCCGCCCACGACATCGCCTCCCTGCCGCGCGCGGAGAAGGACGACGCCCTCGGCGCCATCGCCGACGCCCTCGAAGTCCGTACGGCCGAGATCATCGAGGCCAATGCCAAGGACATCGCCAGGGCCCGCGAGGCCGGCACCAGCGAGTCGATCATCGACCGGCTCACCCTCACCGCCGAGCGCATCCGCGCCATCGCCTCCGACGTCCGCGACGTCATCGCCCTGCCCGACCCCGTCGGCCAGGTCGTCCGCGGCAACACGCTGCCCAACGGCATCGACCTGCGCCAGGTCCGCGTCCCCCTCGGCGTCGTCGGCATCATCTACGAGGCCCGGCCCAACGTCACCGTCGACGCCGCCGCCCTCTGCCTCAAGTCGGGCAACGCGGTGCTGCTGCGCGGCAGCTCCTCCGCCTACGAGTCCAACACCGCGCTCGTCCGCGTCCTGCGCGACGCCGTCGGCGGCTCCGGACTGCCCGCCGACGCCGTCCAGCTCGTGCCCGGCGAGTCCCGCGACTCCGTCACCGAGCTCATGCGCGCCCGCGGCCTCGTCGACGTCCTCATCCCGCGCGGCGGCGCCTCGCTCATCAAGAACGTCGTCGAGAACTCCACGGTCCCCGTCATCGAGACCGGCACCGGCAACTGCCACGTCTACGTCGACGCCACCGCCGACCTCGACATGGCCGTCGACATCCTGATCAACTCCAAGGCCCAGCGCCCCTCGGTGTGCAACGCGGCGGAGACCCTCCTCGTCCACCGCGACATCGCCGACGCGTTCGTGCCCCGCGCCCTCGACGCCCTCGCCGACGCCGGAGTGACCGTCCACGCCGACCCGCGGATCCTCTCCTACGCCGAGGGCTCCAAGGCCACCGTCGTCGAGGCCACCCCCGAGGACTGGGACACCGAGTACCTCTCCTACGACATCGCCGCCGCCGTCGTCGACGACCTCGACAAGGCCGTCGAGCACATCCGCCTGTGGTCCTCCGGCCACACCGAGGCCATCGTCACCACCTCGCAGCAGGCCGCCCGCCGCTTCACCCAGCTCGTCGACTCCACCACCGTCGCCGTGAACGCCTCGACGCGCTTCACCGACGGCGGCCAGTTCGGCTTCGGCGCCGAGATCGGCATCTCCACCCAGAAGCTGCACGCCCGCGGCCCCATGGGCCTGCCCGAGCTGACCAGCACGAAGTACATCGTCACCGGCGACGGCCACATCCGCTGA
- a CDS encoding M48 family metallopeptidase — protein sequence MPDVPNEQHDNVPSRQRRRFPGISSRAYEHPADRSALVALRKLSGFDTVFKALSGLLPERSLRLLFLSDSVRVSDEQFAHLNSMLRDACYILDLEKVPPMYVNQDPQPNAMCIGLDEPIIVVTTGLVELLDEEEMRAVVGHEVGHALSGHAVYRTILLFLTSLALRVAWIPLGNLAIMAIVTALREWFRKSELSADRAGLLVGQDLQASMRGLMKIAGGNHLHEMNVDAFLKQAEEYEAGGDLRDSVLKILNVMPRSHPFTTVRAAELKKWSETRDYQRLMDGHYPRRDEDKDTKVSDSFRESAAHYTDHVKNSKDPLMKLVSDLAGGAGDLGGRVRRGFGNFGANGSGNGNGGGNSGNHGTDEDV from the coding sequence ATGCCCGACGTACCGAACGAGCAGCACGACAACGTTCCGAGCAGGCAGCGCCGGCGCTTCCCGGGGATCTCCTCGCGGGCGTACGAGCACCCGGCGGACCGCTCGGCGCTGGTCGCCCTGCGCAAGCTGAGCGGTTTCGACACGGTCTTCAAGGCGCTGAGCGGGCTGCTGCCCGAGCGGAGTCTGCGCCTGCTGTTCCTGTCGGACTCGGTGCGGGTGTCCGACGAGCAGTTCGCGCATCTGAACTCGATGCTGCGGGACGCCTGTTACATCCTGGACCTGGAGAAGGTCCCGCCGATGTACGTGAACCAGGACCCGCAGCCGAACGCGATGTGCATCGGCCTGGACGAGCCGATCATCGTGGTCACGACGGGTCTCGTCGAGCTCCTGGACGAGGAGGAGATGCGGGCCGTGGTGGGCCACGAGGTCGGGCACGCGCTGTCCGGGCACGCGGTCTACCGGACGATCCTGCTGTTCCTGACGAGCCTGGCGCTGCGGGTGGCGTGGATCCCGCTGGGCAATCTCGCGATCATGGCGATCGTGACGGCGCTGCGCGAGTGGTTCCGCAAGTCCGAGCTGTCGGCGGACCGCGCGGGGCTCCTGGTCGGCCAGGACCTGCAGGCGTCGATGCGCGGCCTGATGAAGATCGCGGGCGGCAACCACCTGCACGAGATGAACGTGGACGCGTTCCTGAAGCAGGCCGAGGAGTACGAGGCCGGGGGCGATCTGCGGGACTCGGTCCTGAAGATCCTGAACGTGATGCCGCGCTCGCACCCGTTCACGACGGTGCGGGCGGCCGAGCTGAAGAAGTGGTCCGAGACGCGGGACTACCAGCGGCTGATGGACGGGCACTACCCGCGCCGCGACGAGGACAAGGACACGAAGGTGTCGGACTCGTTCCGTGAGTCGGCCGCGCACTACACGGATCACGTGAAGAACTCGAAGGACCCGCTGATGAAGCTGGTCAGCGACCTCGCGGGCGGTGCCGGTGACCTGGGCGGCCGGGTGCGGCGCGGCTTCGGGAACTTCGGTGCGAACGGCTCCGGGAACGGGAACGGCGGGGGCAACAGCGGGAATCACGGCACCGACGAGGACGTGTGA
- the nadD gene encoding nicotinate-nucleotide adenylyltransferase: MGAQDMPTGPVNNPAGGPDREWDSPAKRRLGVMGGTFDPIHHGHLVAASEVAAQFHLDEVVFVPTGQPWQKSDKHVSPAEDRYLMTVIATAENPQFSVSRIDIDRGGPTYTTDTLRDLRALNPDTDLFFITGADALSQILTWRYTEELFSLAHFIGVTRPGHTLANPGLPEDGVSFVEVPALAISSTDCRDRVAKGDPIWYMVPDGVVRYIDKRQLYRGD, encoded by the coding sequence ATGGGAGCGCAGGACATGCCTACCGGCCCGGTCAACAACCCGGCCGGCGGCCCGGATCGCGAGTGGGACTCGCCCGCCAAGCGGCGCCTCGGCGTCATGGGCGGAACGTTCGACCCGATCCACCACGGACACCTGGTGGCGGCCAGCGAGGTCGCCGCACAGTTCCACCTCGACGAGGTGGTCTTCGTGCCGACCGGACAGCCGTGGCAGAAGAGCGACAAGCACGTGTCGCCGGCCGAGGACCGCTATCTGATGACGGTCATCGCGACCGCCGAGAACCCCCAGTTCTCGGTGAGCCGCATCGACATCGACCGCGGCGGCCCCACCTACACCACGGACACCCTGCGTGACCTGCGCGCGCTCAACCCGGACACGGACCTCTTCTTCATCACGGGCGCCGACGCCCTCAGCCAGATCCTGACCTGGCGGTACACCGAAGAGCTCTTCTCCCTGGCACACTTCATCGGCGTCACCCGGCCCGGCCACACACTGGCCAACCCCGGGCTCCCCGAGGACGGCGTCTCGTTCGTCGAGGTGCCCGCGCTCGCGATCTCGTCCACAGACTGCCGTGACAGAGTCGCCAAGGGCGACCCCATCTGGTACATGGTGCCGGACGGTGTGGTGCGCTACATCGACAAGCGCCAGCTGTACCGCGGCGACTGA
- a CDS encoding LCP family protein yields the protein MNDRYDGYDQQNYELVGYDEFGRPVYRQAQQAPSYEQNAGYGYGYDPYAPGQQQQQQQQAPQQQPQYDPYAGHPQQDGGYDPYGAASGTAQQPRQTEQATAYIPQQAPAPAGPERREDRDYRTEQFDFVEEPDENSEDVIDWLKFTESRSERREEAKRRGRNRITALVVVLALCLIGGVGYLGYQGKLPFLGGDDAKKDGPAAAGPQNRDVIVVHLHNTKGGGTSSALLVNNTTTGQATTVLLPNALALSGEDGSATTLAKSVDEDGSAGTGDSIDTLLGTDIEGTWRLDTPYLNNLVELVGNIEVTTNTDVPDPAKKGTFLVHKGQEQTLSGPAAVAYATYRAKGEAQTAQLLRFGQVMQGVLRKLSSDPQAATTTVQTLAQILDPSLTEKDLGAFLAKLADHAKEGDYKTALLPVGQDGTLSEAAANSVVEDVLGGTVKAPAEGDALRVGVKNATGDKDRSEKARITLVNGGYTFVEAGTGTTAATSQVTYADAARKNDAVEVAKTLGLPASAVKKGKAAANADVTVVIGQDYTGGN from the coding sequence GTGAACGACCGATACGACGGTTACGACCAGCAGAATTACGAGCTGGTCGGCTACGACGAGTTCGGCCGGCCTGTCTACCGGCAGGCTCAGCAAGCGCCGTCGTACGAGCAGAACGCAGGGTACGGATACGGCTACGACCCGTACGCGCCCGGGCAGCAGCAGCAACAGCAGCAGCAAGCGCCGCAGCAGCAGCCGCAGTACGACCCGTACGCCGGCCACCCGCAGCAGGACGGCGGCTACGACCCCTACGGCGCCGCCTCCGGCACGGCTCAGCAGCCCCGGCAGACCGAGCAGGCCACCGCGTACATCCCGCAGCAGGCGCCCGCGCCCGCCGGGCCGGAGCGCCGTGAGGACCGCGACTACCGCACCGAGCAGTTCGACTTCGTCGAGGAACCGGACGAGAACTCCGAGGACGTCATCGACTGGCTCAAGTTCACGGAGTCGCGCAGCGAGCGCCGTGAAGAGGCCAAACGGCGCGGCCGCAACCGGATCACCGCCCTCGTCGTCGTCCTCGCCCTGTGCCTCATCGGCGGCGTCGGCTACCTCGGCTACCAGGGCAAGCTGCCCTTCCTCGGCGGCGACGACGCCAAGAAGGACGGCCCCGCCGCGGCCGGACCGCAGAACCGCGACGTGATCGTCGTCCACCTGCACAACACCAAGGGCGGCGGCACCTCCAGCGCCCTCCTGGTCAACAACACCACCACCGGCCAGGCCACCACCGTCCTGCTGCCCAACGCGCTCGCCCTCAGCGGCGAGGACGGCAGCGCCACCACGCTCGCCAAGTCCGTCGACGAGGACGGCTCCGCCGGCACCGGCGACTCCATCGACACCCTCCTCGGCACCGACATCGAGGGCACCTGGCGCCTCGACACCCCCTACCTCAACAACCTCGTCGAACTCGTCGGCAACATCGAGGTCACCACGAACACCGACGTGCCCGACCCCGCCAAGAAGGGCACCTTCCTCGTCCACAAGGGCCAGGAGCAGACCCTCTCGGGCCCGGCGGCCGTCGCGTACGCCACCTACCGCGCCAAGGGCGAGGCCCAGACCGCGCAGCTCCTGCGGTTCGGCCAGGTCATGCAGGGCGTCCTGCGCAAGCTGTCCTCCGACCCGCAGGCCGCGACGACGACCGTCCAGACCCTCGCCCAGATCCTCGACCCCTCGCTCACCGAGAAGGACCTCGGCGCCTTCCTCGCCAAGCTCGCCGACCACGCCAAGGAAGGCGACTACAAGACGGCGCTCCTGCCCGTCGGGCAGGACGGCACCCTCTCCGAGGCCGCCGCGAACTCCGTCGTCGAGGACGTGCTCGGCGGCACCGTGAAGGCCCCCGCCGAGGGCGACGCCCTGCGCGTCGGCGTCAAGAACGCCACCGGCGACAAGGACCGCTCCGAGAAGGCCCGCATCACCCTGGTCAACGGCGGCTACACCTTCGTCGAGGCCGGCACCGGCACCACCGCCGCCACCTCCCAGGTCACCTACGCCGACGCCGCCCGCAAGAACGACGCCGTCGAGGTCGCCAAGACCCTCGGCCTCCCCGCGAGCGCCGTGAAGAAGGGCAAGGCGGCGGCCAACGCGGACGTCACCGTCGTCATCGGCCAGGACTACACCGGCGGCAACTGA
- a CDS encoding SCO2584 family spore wall biosynthesis protein yields MPEDVGGTPFPDGREPDDDHDRGGWDEEFASVVFDEDFVKAAEVHEPTAVERLLAAAQARAEAQEAEARRARTRRALDDDFPDDGYGYDDTGEFGPLHDDADDLYEEELDRDRRSGLLPGGMIRWRRPVAWALALLMGVGMVALAFTAVYRGASAGRSDRVPPPATTELEKNLPARPSAPAEQPRPAVSAVPRTP; encoded by the coding sequence GTGCCGGAGGACGTGGGGGGCACGCCGTTCCCGGACGGCAGGGAGCCCGACGACGACCACGACCGCGGGGGCTGGGACGAAGAGTTCGCCTCCGTGGTCTTCGACGAGGACTTCGTGAAGGCCGCCGAGGTCCACGAGCCCACCGCGGTCGAGCGCCTGCTCGCCGCGGCCCAGGCCCGCGCCGAGGCCCAGGAGGCCGAGGCCCGCCGCGCCCGCACCCGCCGCGCCCTCGACGACGACTTCCCCGACGACGGCTACGGCTACGACGACACCGGAGAGTTCGGCCCCCTCCACGACGACGCCGACGACCTCTACGAGGAAGAGCTCGACCGCGACCGCCGCAGCGGACTCCTCCCCGGCGGCATGATCCGCTGGCGCCGCCCCGTCGCCTGGGCCCTCGCCCTCCTCATGGGCGTCGGCATGGTCGCCCTCGCCTTCACCGCCGTCTACCGCGGCGCCTCCGCGGGCCGCTCCGACCGTGTGCCGCCGCCCGCCACGACCGAGCTGGAGAAGAACCTCCCGGCCCGCCCCTCCGCCCCCGCCGAGCAGCCCCGGCCCGCCGTCTCCGCCGTCCCGCGCACCCCCTGA
- the proB gene encoding glutamate 5-kinase: MADARRIVVKVGSSSLTTAAGGLDADRVDALVDVLARHRSGGEKEIVLVSSGAIAAGLAPLGLTRRPKDLARQQAAASVGQGLLVARYTASFARYGVRVGQVLLTSDDMARRAHHRNASRTLDQLLAMGALPVVNENDTVATDEIRFGDNDRLAALVAHLVHADLLVLLSDVDGLYDGDPSKPGTSRIAEVRGPADIAHVKIGSAGKAGVGTGGMVTKVEAASIAAAAGIPVVLTSSSHAADALAARDTGTYFHRTGRRSADRLLWLQHASTPQGALTLDAGAVRAVVERRTSLLPAGIAAVEGEFSAGDPVELRDETGRAVARGLVNFDAKEIPQLIGRSTRELARDLGPAYEREVVHRDDLVLLRP, encoded by the coding sequence GTGGCGGACGCCCGCCGGATCGTCGTCAAGGTCGGCTCCTCCTCCCTCACCACCGCTGCCGGCGGCCTCGACGCCGACCGCGTCGACGCCCTCGTCGACGTTCTCGCCCGGCACCGCTCCGGCGGCGAGAAGGAGATCGTCCTCGTCTCCTCCGGCGCCATCGCCGCCGGACTCGCCCCCCTCGGCCTCACCCGCCGCCCCAAGGACCTCGCCCGCCAGCAGGCCGCCGCCAGCGTCGGCCAGGGCCTCCTCGTCGCCCGCTACACCGCCTCCTTCGCCCGCTACGGCGTCCGCGTCGGCCAGGTCCTGCTCACCAGCGACGACATGGCCCGCCGCGCCCACCACCGCAACGCCTCGCGCACCCTCGACCAGCTCCTGGCCATGGGCGCCCTCCCGGTCGTCAACGAGAACGACACGGTCGCCACCGACGAGATCCGCTTCGGCGACAACGACCGGCTCGCGGCCCTCGTCGCCCACCTCGTCCACGCCGACCTCCTGGTCCTCCTCTCCGACGTCGACGGCCTCTACGACGGCGACCCCAGCAAGCCCGGCACCTCCCGCATCGCCGAGGTCCGCGGCCCCGCCGACATAGCGCACGTCAAGATCGGCTCCGCCGGGAAGGCCGGCGTCGGCACCGGCGGCATGGTCACCAAGGTCGAGGCCGCCTCCATCGCCGCCGCCGCCGGCATCCCCGTCGTGCTGACCTCGTCATCGCACGCCGCCGACGCCCTCGCCGCCCGCGACACCGGCACCTACTTCCACCGCACCGGCCGCCGCAGCGCCGACCGGCTCCTCTGGCTCCAGCACGCCTCCACCCCGCAGGGCGCCCTCACCCTCGACGCGGGCGCCGTGCGGGCCGTCGTCGAGCGGCGCACCTCGCTGCTGCCCGCGGGCATCGCGGCCGTCGAGGGCGAGTTCAGCGCCGGTGACCCCGTCGAGCTGCGCGACGAGACCGGCCGGGCCGTCGCCCGCGGCCTCGTCAACTTCGACGCCAAGGAGATCCCCCAGCTGATCGGCCGCTCCACCCGCGAGCTCGCCCGCGACCTCGGCCCCGCCTACGAGCGCGAGGTCGTGCACCGCGACGACCTGGTCCTGCTGCGCCCCTGA
- the rsfS gene encoding ribosome silencing factor, translating to MTATDRSIELITVASQAAADKLAHDIIAYDVSDVLSITDAFLLASAPNDRQVKSIVDEIEERLSKELGAKPVRREGDRDARWILLDYVDIVVHVQHSEERVFYALERLWKDCPELDLPEDAKATRGKAAEHAEQTAAAADAGELL from the coding sequence GTGACCGCCACCGACCGTTCCATCGAGCTCATCACCGTCGCCTCCCAGGCGGCCGCCGACAAGCTCGCGCACGACATCATCGCCTACGACGTCAGCGACGTGCTGTCCATCACGGACGCCTTCCTGCTGGCCTCGGCGCCCAACGACCGCCAGGTCAAGTCGATCGTCGACGAGATCGAGGAGCGGCTCAGCAAGGAGCTCGGCGCCAAGCCCGTGCGCCGCGAGGGCGACCGCGACGCCCGCTGGATCCTGCTCGACTACGTCGACATCGTCGTCCACGTCCAGCACAGCGAGGAGCGCGTCTTCTACGCCCTCGAGCGCCTGTGGAAGGACTGCCCCGAGCTCGACCTGCCCGAGGACGCCAAGGCCACCCGCGGCAAGGCCGCCGAGCACGCCGAGCAGACCGCCGCCGCCGCCGACGCGGGGGAGCTGCTTTGA
- a CDS encoding SCO2583 family membrane protein gives MGGPGDPPDGTPDGAPGGGGASEDEYRSVVFDESFVRAARLQEFSADERIDDHTPAVRRTPTLRRGLTRQAVLLVVLVLLAFGTALYMGVRSPYRSAPLGARHVDPLRMTVIPLAPTGPVPGADGAGELFAHSPAASFATAADGIDEPRDAHGTAHFSDGQVRTALDLAKQYLVASMLDPDVLTGGAVRPVRALVDPQQLPQFDRSLAHPAADGRYAATGWLLRFDPGQVRLAGSGIRVHGTLDVDETDANSLDVLSDHTFVYALRPAHGDRDARVSLFTVRRAVHFRFDRDDLRGRTAELLASTVQAGPLACATDSSARLHPLLAGQRAGHSGEQDRPAGTDPYATGGPAALCGALAPSAQPSLKP, from the coding sequence ATGGGCGGGCCAGGAGACCCACCGGACGGAACGCCGGACGGCGCCCCGGGCGGTGGCGGAGCGAGCGAGGACGAATACCGATCCGTCGTGTTCGACGAATCGTTCGTCCGGGCTGCCCGCCTGCAGGAATTCTCCGCCGACGAGCGCATCGACGACCACACCCCCGCCGTCCGCCGCACCCCCACCCTGCGCCGCGGCCTCACCCGCCAGGCCGTCCTCCTCGTCGTCCTGGTCCTGCTCGCCTTCGGCACCGCCCTCTACATGGGCGTCCGCAGCCCCTACCGCAGCGCGCCCCTCGGCGCACGCCACGTCGACCCGCTGCGCATGACCGTCATACCCCTCGCACCCACCGGCCCCGTCCCCGGAGCCGACGGCGCCGGCGAACTCTTCGCGCACAGCCCCGCCGCCTCGTTCGCCACAGCCGCCGACGGCATCGACGAACCCCGCGACGCCCACGGCACCGCCCACTTCTCCGACGGCCAGGTCCGCACCGCCCTGGACCTCGCCAAGCAGTACCTCGTCGCGTCCATGCTCGACCCCGACGTCCTCACCGGCGGCGCCGTCCGGCCCGTCCGCGCTCTCGTCGACCCCCAGCAGCTGCCCCAGTTCGACCGCAGCCTCGCCCACCCCGCCGCCGACGGACGCTACGCCGCCACCGGCTGGCTGCTCCGCTTCGACCCCGGCCAGGTCCGCCTCGCCGGCTCCGGCATCCGCGTCCACGGCACCCTCGACGTCGACGAGACCGACGCCAACAGCCTCGACGTCCTCTCCGACCACACCTTCGTCTACGCCCTGCGCCCCGCCCACGGCGACCGCGACGCCCGCGTCTCCCTGTTCACCGTGCGCCGCGCCGTGCACTTCCGCTTCGACCGCGACGACCTGCGCGGCCGCACCGCCGAACTGCTCGCCTCCACCGTCCAGGCCGGGCCGCTCGCCTGCGCCACGGACTCCTCCGCCCGGCTGCACCCCCTGCTCGCCGGGCAGCGCGCCGGACACTCCGGGGAGCAGGACCGCCCGGCCGGCACCGACCCGTACGCGACGGGCGGCCCGGCCGCGCTGTGCGGGGCGCTCGCACCGAGCGCCCAGCCCTCCCTCAAGCCCTGA
- a CDS encoding helix-turn-helix transcriptional regulator — protein MGDVTTMTTGQHGSRHGAHPRPADRRRPELAAFLRRRRARVSPQDVGMPAGPRRRTPGLRREEVAQLSGVGVTWYTWLEQGRPINASAQVLDAVARTLRLDLPEREHLYHLAEVPYEPVREAAPVTVGPELQAVLDAMDPLPAVVYNARFDLLATNAAYRDVFIVSPATMGPRTNALWTLFVAPELTCPLVFRDVELPVMVATLRSGYGRHVGEPAWEEFVRELTVASPEFARMWESGDVAPPGSRVKTFRHRSVPGELRMTSTSLSVDGLPECRIVAYAPADGETREGLVRIRASRDEEGDEDRVLGESRR, from the coding sequence ATGGGGGATGTGACGACGATGACCACTGGGCAGCACGGATCGCGGCACGGTGCGCACCCGCGGCCTGCGGATCGCCGCAGGCCGGAGCTCGCGGCGTTCTTACGGCGGCGCAGGGCGCGGGTGAGTCCGCAGGACGTGGGGATGCCGGCGGGGCCGCGGCGGCGGACGCCGGGACTGCGCCGGGAGGAGGTCGCGCAGCTGTCCGGCGTGGGGGTCACCTGGTACACGTGGCTGGAGCAGGGCCGTCCGATCAACGCGTCGGCGCAGGTCCTGGACGCGGTGGCACGCACGCTGCGGCTGGACCTGCCGGAGCGGGAGCATCTGTACCACCTGGCGGAGGTGCCGTACGAGCCGGTGCGGGAGGCGGCGCCGGTGACGGTGGGGCCGGAGCTGCAGGCGGTGCTGGACGCGATGGATCCGCTCCCGGCGGTGGTCTACAACGCGCGTTTCGATCTGCTGGCGACCAATGCCGCCTACCGGGACGTGTTCATCGTGTCGCCGGCGACCATGGGCCCGCGGACGAACGCGCTGTGGACGCTGTTCGTGGCGCCGGAGCTGACCTGTCCGCTGGTGTTCCGGGACGTGGAGCTGCCGGTGATGGTGGCGACGCTGCGCTCGGGGTACGGGCGGCACGTGGGCGAGCCGGCGTGGGAGGAGTTCGTGCGGGAGCTGACGGTGGCGAGCCCGGAGTTCGCGCGGATGTGGGAGAGCGGGGACGTGGCACCGCCGGGGTCGCGGGTGAAGACGTTCCGGCACCGGTCGGTTCCGGGCGAGCTGCGGATGACGTCGACGTCCCTGTCGGTCGACGGGCTGCCGGAGTGCCGGATCGTCGCCTACGCGCCGGCGGACGGGGAGACGCGGGAGGGGCTCGTCCGCATTCGCGCGTCCCGGGACGAGGAAGGGGACGAGGACCGGGTCCTCGGAGAATCCCGGAGATGA